GTCCTAATATATTTAGCAGAAAGCTCTGAACAGTTCCAAAGGAATGCTTATTTTAGCTACACAGTAGAAGCTAAAcctttttcttctttgcgaataAGCAGCTGAACTTTACAAAAGACTGAAAAAGTTTTTCTTTCACCAACCTATATTTTGTTTTCCACCGCACTAAACCTATATGTCCAACAATTTAGTTCAACATCAGATGTCAAAGGAAAAAAAGTACACATACCAACTCAGAGAGAGAGAAGGGTAGCTTTAATCATCAAAGATTCCTTTCACTAGAAGGCGACTCTTATATTATGGTTGAATAATTTCTTTAGTTCTAACTGAattcatttttgttttttagttaaaaaaattAATGAATTTCTATAAGCTGATTTGTCCTAGAAATTGTCTCACTTTTCTTTTTAGCTTTGTCATAAAATGTACTGTAGTTCATTTTCATTCTTGGAGGTGCTGCAGATATTTTTTGTTAGTTTTTCTTAACCATTCAATAATTTTCATCAAAACCACTTATATCCTTGTCATAATTAAAGCTAGAACCTACAAATGTTCCCTTTAATTCCTTTCCAAATACTATAATTTTTTTGTTTGTAAGGGTACCAGGTTACTTGCAAGCCTTTCTTTTCAGTTTTCAGTGGGCAAGAAGGTCTGCAGCTGGCGGAAACTAGAAATAGACCTTACCCATCTACAGCTAGTCAACACGGAAATCAAGGACCAAGTATACATAGGTTTAAGACTCGCATATAAAGATTGATACTTTTTTGTCAGAGATAACAGAAGTACAAGGATATTTACTAACAAGTGAAGATAAGCGTGAAACATCTACATCCGCAGGCAGAATCTCAAAGAAGGTCAATCTTCTTCGAAAATACAGCTAAAATGAGATGTAGCTAAATGTACCTTTCAGTTAATCCATTATGTGAATCCAATTTTCTTCGAGATCATAGACCTGACCAGAATACTTGACGTTCAATTCCCTACATCCAGAATACTTGACGTTCCATTCCCTTCTGTGCTCCCTTCCTAAGTGATCAAACAAGACAACAGAAAGAGAGTTGATAAGAGCTTACGAGAAGCCAAAAAAAGGAGCAAATGAATCAGACGACTCAACTCACATACAGATTAGATATCAACCAAACAAGATCTAAAGGATGTCCAATACAACTATATAACAAATATCAGAAGGAAATATTTGCAACATAAACATCAATTTTGCAACACCCAACTATAAAAGGATGTCTAATCCAGCTAAAAATAACAAATCTAGTAATAACAAAGATACTAGCTTTTAACTATACATCATGAACTTAATTCGATAATTACAGATTAAACCACAACTACCACCTCCTTATTTCAAAAAACCTGGTGATTACAGGGCGTTACCAAGAAATCATTTTATTGATTTGCAACATAGTCAGTTACACTTTCCAAGGCCCAACTTGTGAAATTCTACATCCAACTAAAAGAATAGAAACTAGCTTTAAACTGCATCATCAAGAATTCAATTCAATTATTACAGATTCAGCTACAATTTCAGCCTTTTTTCTTTTTACATAAAGAGGTGATTGCAGGGCTCAATTAACAAAGCATAGTACTAAGTCAAGCAATCAATGAACAtacagaaataaaaaaaaaaaccttAAACACCAGAAAGAACCCACcttaaaatatccaaaaaaaaTATTCCAAGATTGGATTTTTAGAGAGATAGACGGAGAAGGAGACCTAAGGCTAATTCCCATCTTTTTCTTTCACAAAAGATCGCGAATACATGGCTCAACTAACAAAACATTTTACTATTAAGTAAAGCAGTCATGAATATACAATAAAAATcaaaacttgtataattttttTTGCAAAACCTTAAAACCAGACACAGAGCCCATCTAGAAACAGAAATGATAGATCCACCAAAATACCTTACAAGATATTATTTTGTGCAAAAGCCACAACAGATTTTAATAGAGACAGTAAAAAAAGAACGGAATTTAGGGCCACAAttcccctttttttttttacaaagagTGGTGATTAGAGTGCTCAATTAACAAAGCATTGTATTAAGTAAAACAATCATAAGCATACAAGAAACATCAAATTGCAAACtcttaattaaaaaaaaacagcTGAAAGAGATGCAACATATCAAAGAAAATACCTTTCAGGATTGAATTTACTATAATTCACACCCTtttcttttacaaaaaaaaaaaaaaactgttgATTACAGGGCTtaattaagaagaagaaaaaaaagcaaTCATGAACATACAATAAAAACTAAATCTTGCACTCAAAGCTGCAAAAACCTTAAAATCAGATAGAACTCAGCTtgaggagaaaaaaaaaagacaataGATCCAAGAAAATACCTTAAAAGATTGGATTTTGAGCAAAACCCAGatgggatttttttttttttttttaacagagAGAAAAGGGGGAGATTAGAGCTAGGGCTTTTTTTTCTGATTGTGTGCGCCGGCAATGAAAATGAGGAAAATGATGAGGAGAAGAGAGAGAAAAGGGCACGTGTGTGTAATATATACTGTATGTGTAGGGACATATAGTGATTGTGTATGTGGCTGCTATGTGTGTACAGGTACGTGTATTAgtcagtgtgtgtgtgtgtgtgtttttgcGGGGAAAGGAAACTGCGTGTGGGAAATGGAAATTAAGACAGCCATTGATGGTTTAGGTTGTTTTGTTTATAACCATAAATACTTTCAATTGGTAAATACTAGTGAGTAAGCATTTAGAAAATATACTTAATTGAAATTGGAAAAAAGAAGTGATTGAAATTGAGTAGAAAATAGCATACTATTCAAAAAAGATTACTGTTATTTATGAGTCGATTccactttttaaaaaatatatatattattcacgAGTCGATTTcacttaaaaaattattttatcgaTTATTATTCATGAGTCGATTTCACTTAAAGGATTTCATTCCTCTTGAGATTGGGAAGAAACCATTAGCTCTACTTATAAGCCATTTGGTGTATTCCTACAACTTCTAATGAACGATACTATTAAGTAAAAgttaaataattaaatgacaagcATAACTTTATAATTATATTCtcacaaataaaatattaaaagggTAGTATGTACATTGATCTTACTTTTACTTTGTGAATGTGGAAAGATTATTCCGATAAATTTAGTTCAAACCATAAATACAACAACTACGATGAAGAACTACGGAAAAACAAATTGTAAAACAGCCCAAGAAAATATAACTGAAGCAAAAGCTGTAgcgataaaaatgaaaaataggATAGCTTGACAACTTTTATCGTGGCAAAATAAGGGGTCCATGTAATAAAAAGTCCAACCAAATATTTTgttttaaataaagaaataaaaatgaagaaaaaaaggcGGGCTGAAACAGTAGCGGTTGGGTCATAGCTGTTAGCTGTTACCTTCCGTGAAGGGAAAGGGCAGGTGGACTGACGCAGACGTACAAATGTTACAACGTAACTTACAACAATAAAATGTTAAGGTGTCATTACTTTATTAAATTCTACGTATGATATTTTCttgtttctttcttcttctttttcattcattcattagTCGGCAGCATCTCGACACCGTTCATAGTGCCTTGCCTTccctttttttctcttcttttttccctTCCATGGACCCCACAGCTTCCAATTATGACACTCTCTGGTCCCACCCCACGATAAAGCCGCCCGATGCATAAAGCATTTCGCATTCACGTAGGGTTCCGTTCCGGAAAAGGGTCGCAGTTTATAGGATGTGATAAACAACTTATCCTAACACAAATATTAATAATTATTTCAACGTCTCGAACTTTTGACCTATAAGTCACACGAATACAACTTCAGTTACCCGTACTATAATATACTAGTAGAAATTTTAAGTCATTGATTATGAAAATTTTATGTTATAGATGTACATGCACTTGGATTTCTAAAATAATTTCTGTTTTATCAGCTCTTATTATTATGCTTTTTGACTTCAACATACTCGTTTAAGGCTCATTAATATGCTTCGATTGAGTTTGATTCTTCTTATATCACCTTAATATTTTTCTATATCTACTTATTTTGCAGGACATGCAGTAATTCAATTTGTACGAACCTAAAATTATTAAAGCACTATCACTTAAAATTATTCAATCCCCATGCTGATATAATAATATAAGTACTAACTACTGACAATTTCGAAGAAATTTGTAATTAAAATCCGAATAAAATCTAGATGCAATATTGTCCGATAAAATTGCTCGCAGTTTCACCTTCGTCTTTATTTCACGACGGATTAAAAAGAAAGAGggatatgattaaacaaatttaatttttaaaatgttCTAAATTTGTTGGGTGAGCTAAACACTGATGAAAGCTTGTGACTAGTGAAAGTGAAGTGGGGTCTGATTCCTTTAATTTTTATCACAATAAATATTGACTTTTCTCTATAGTATCAAAACATATGGAGGACATATAAACACCAAATCTAtctttaaaaagaaaataaagagatCGATACCAAGAAAATATCCAAGGAGACATCCTTTTCCTAAATCCTTTTCGGATATTCTTTTTGAAATCATTTTAGGAAATTGAAAATGGAAAAAAACTGAGCTACTTTtaagatttaagttatatacggTCAgatctctctataacaacattcttatataacaacacttcactataaaagctAAGCTTTTCCGAAactaatttttatgttatgttataatatatgttctctataacaacacttcgctataacatccaaaaatatttggaacaaatgatgttgttatagagaggtttggcAGTATAccgtataatttttttttacgttGTCGGTAAATTTTAAATACAATAGTGGGTTAGTTACCAATTAATGCTTATCAAAGTATTTACCTATAATAATCTAATAAATGACTtgattgtttaaatatttttacatATCAATGCATATTTACAAATATACTATACTTAAACTCTTTTGTGAACATGACACTGTATAGCCActctaaaaataatagccgaaaaatatataatttttgtatatatgtaCATTTCTGAATGTtatgtacaaaaaatatataaattttatataatttttggttATCGAATATAAATAATATCTGGCTCGGACTAAAAGTGATATTTGCCCACTTTTTTTCTAAACAAAAGGGAGGAGAACGTGGAAAAAGAGAACAAATCTTATGCTATATAACAGTTGAATTATTCGaaaattgaatttcttttatACTATGGTGTATATAATCATAAATTCAGAAAGAAGACCAACCCCTTCCATTTTATTCTTTTATGCCCTTCACGTATGAACCACCCAATGTTGGCACATTTTCAGTATTCGTTTCCTTCAATGGCCATACCCATACTTTAGCACATGAAACTTAATTATCAAGATTTAGGCAAACAAACAATTATCTAGCTCTTAATTTTGAAACAGACATAAATGTCGGTCTTCTCTTTAAATCATTCTATATTACCACTTAATTCtagaaaataagaagaaagttCCTGAAGTATGTTCATGTATAGTCAAATTTCTCTATAACAACCTCGTTTATGTCGAAATGTGAGCTTGAAGCTCAACTGATCTGAGCCCTAATCTGGGCAGAGGAGAAGAACGAGAGAACTTTCTAGAGAGAAATATTGAGCAAAGTGTATTTTTTGAAAATGAATTGACTTAAGCCTTTTTGTTACATTGTACATGTATATATGTATTTCTACTTTGACGTCCACACTTATAACTACCATCTAACATTACAAACCAACTAAAATCTTCTTACATAAATAATCCTTTTACTAATTATGCTTAACTAACTAATTCTCAAGTAACTCCTTTCTCAACACTCCCCCTTAAGCTGGTAGGTGCAAAAACATGTAGCACTCCCAGCTTGATGTCTTAACAGAGATTTCGTTAATGTCAGCATGCTGCTCCTGAGAACAAATGTGTTGTGTCTCCACCAGTCCTTGTTGAATCTTTTCCCTTATGAAGTGACAGTCGATTTCGATGTGCTTTTTCCTCTCATGGTACACTGGATTTGTTGCTATGTGTAAGGCTGCTTTGTTGTCACAGTACAGACTTACTGGCCTTTTTATCTCTATTCCCAGTTCTTTGAACAACCCTATCACCCAAACAAGTTTTGCGACTGTTGAAGCCATACTTCTATACTCTTCTTCTGCAGAACTTCTGGAAATTGTGTTATGTTTCTTTGATTTCCAAGAAATAAAGTGAATCTCCATGCTTGATGATGAATCCTGTTACTGACTTCCTAGTGTTTGGACATGATGCCCAATCAGCATCATAGTATGCTATCAGGCTATTTTCCTTCTTGCTACTCATGAGTATTCCCAATCCAGATTCTCTTTTGATATACCTGACAATCCTTAGGGTTGCTTCCCAGTGTTATCTCTTGGGATTTTGCATAAATTGACTAAGTGTATGCACTGCAAAGGCAATATCCAGCCTAGTGAGGGTCAAATACAGAAGTTTCCCTATCAGCTTTTGGTACTTTCCCTTATTTTCCATCAATTCATCATTTACCTCTCCCTGCAAGTCTCCTAACTCTTTATTTGTCACCTTCTGATTGAATTCAAGTGGTGTCCAAGCAGGTTTAGATGCACTTAGTCCCAGTTCTGTAATGATCTCAAGTGCATATTTCCTCTGGTTCATAACAATCCCTCTTTGAGATCTAGCAAATTCTATACCCAGAAAATATTTTAATTCACCTAGGTCCTTCATTTTGAAGGCATGTTACATCCCCCTTTTAGTGGATTCAATCAACTCCAAACTGTTGCATGTCACcagcatgtcatccacatacactacAATCACAACTATGTTAAAATCTTGCCTCTTTGTGAATAATGAATGATCCAAACTGCTCTAAGTAAAACACTGTGTGATCAAGGCATCTGTGAGTTTGATATTCTATTGTCTGCTCGCTTGTTTTAGTCCATATAGGGATTTTGCAAGCCTGCATACCATGCCTCTAGACTCCCCATGGCTTGCAAAACCTTCAGGTAGTGACATGTACACTTCATCATGCAAATCTCCTTGCAAGAAGGCATTGaacacatccatttgatgaatgtGTCAACCCTCAGAAGCTGCTATTGAGATAAATGTCCTGACAGTGATAATTTTTACCACGTGTGAAAAGGTCTCATGGTAGTCTAAACCCTATTGTTGGTTGTAACCTTTAGCTACCAACCTTGCCTTATATCTTTCCACATCTCCATTAGCCTTGTACTTGATTTTGAATACCCATTTGCAACTAATAGGGACCTTGCCTGTTGGAAGTGGTACCAGCTCCCAGGTTTTGTTGTCTTCAATTGCTTGTATTTCTGCTCTCATTGATTCCACCCATTTTGGGTCATCAACTGCCTCTTTAAAAGAACTTGGTTCATGATCAGATGTAAAGAGTGCCAAAGATTGGCGATATTGGGGTTTCAGAGTACTATAATCAATATAGCTACTCATGGCATGTGGAATCTCTAACTTAGGCTTCATAGGATTAACAATATAATCTGTCATCCAAGCATGATTTCTTTTGGGTCTATTTGACCTCCTCAATTGTTCATCATGAGATGGTTGAACTTCAACTGGTACATGCTCTTCTTGTGGTAAATCTGGATCAACTGAGGAGTTGTTATCAGTGGAAAGAGTGTCATGAAACACTGGAATTTCAACTGCTGCCTCATGCTCATCAAAGTTATCTTCTGTTGTAAGCAACCCTGCAGTCTCAGTAGCTTGATATAGAGTGGCTGGAGAATCATCTTCCAGGTGTACAGTTGCAGGTGTGGTTAAGGGGAAAACAAGATTCTTTTCTGCTGCAAAAAGGTGTAACTGCTTTGAGCTTTTGTGTTTAAAATGAAAAATAGTTTCCTTAAACAATACATCCGTGTTAACAAAGAAAGAGTGATAAGTTATATCATATAATATGTAGCCTTTGCTGCATTTTGAGTATCCCATCATCACAACAACTATTGCTCGTGGCTCAAATTTATCCTGGGAATTCATCTTCTTTGCATAGTATAAACAACACATTGTTCTCAGAAGATCTAACTTTGGCTTCTGGAGATGAAACACTTCATAGGGACTCTTCTTACCCAGCACTTGAGAGGAAATTCTATTGATCAAGTATAGTGTTGTCAATACACAATGTCCCCAAAATCTTAAAGGAATTCCCCCTTGAAATCTAATAGCTCTAGTTGTCTCCAATATATGTTTGTGCTTTCTTTCTGCAACCTCATTCTGTTGGGGTACATACACACAAGTTCTCTGATGAATTATTCCAAAACTTTCAAATATTTTCTTGCATTCAGAATTTAGGAATTCACCTCCATTATCTGATCTAATGATTTTGACTATTTTATTAAACTGATTCTGCACCAATTTCAGAAAGTTCCTTAGCATTATTATTACATCACTCTTCAACTTTAACAAAAATAACCATGTCATTCTAGAATGGTCATCAACTACAGTCAAGAACATCTTATTTCCATCAAATGTTTGCACACTATAGGGCCCTCATACATCAATGTGCAACAAGTCAAAAATCCCTACAACTCTACTTGTGTTATTATTGAAAGGCAACCTAGTATGTCTAGCTAAGGGACATACAACACAGTTTTCTAATGCTGCTTTACAGTCATTTTGTCCCAAATTTAGAACATGTTGTAATGGTCCAACTGGTGCATGTCCAAGCCTCATGTGCCACAGTTCAATATTCTGCTCCTTTATTGTTGCTATCAAACTTGTTTTTGTAGCCTTATTATTTTTATTGAGGGATTGAGTGAGTAAGTAGAGGCCATATCTCTCTCTACTAATCCCCATCACCTTTCCATTGTAAAGGTCCTGGAAGACACATAATTCAGGAAAAAACCTAGCAACATATTTCAATTCTTTGGTGATTTTTGCTACAGACAGTAAGTTGTACTTGAGATCAGGTATGTAAAGCACATTATCGACTAACTCATCTCCTGTAATCTTACAAGAACCAATGTGTGACACATGTGTTACCCCTCCATTGGGCAGGTGCACCTGCTTTGTGTCAGCATTACTAACTTCTGTATAATCACTCATTAGCCCTAGATCAGAAACCATATGGTTCGTTGCTCCAGTGTCTACAATCCATTCTCTGTTGCATTCTACAAGAAAAGCTCTAATAATACCTGACATATTTGCAGAGCTGTCTACATTGTTTTCCTTACTCAGCAGCTTTAAGATTTGGTTGTATTGTTCCACAGTAAAAAAAGCTCCTGCTATTCCTCCTGCTATGTTGTTTTTGTCTGTTCCTGCCTGAAGGCTTGCTTCTCCACACTCTTTAGATTTCCTGTACTCCAAGGTTGCATTGTGTGCCATATTGTTGCCAATTTTCTTCTTAAACTTGAATTCAGAGGGATatcttattattttataacatCCATCCCTAGTGTGTCCTCTTAACTTGCTCAAATCAGACACGAGATTGTAGTTTTTCTTGCCTCTCTATTGATATCCAGTTTGTTGGTACCCTGCCTGATACGTAGGTTGTTGATTCCCTGCTTGATATCCAGTTTTTGTGGTCATTAAGGCAGTTGCTTCTGTTCCTTCTGCAGAAACAAAAGTGTTGGTCACACTTCGCTGATTTTCCGCTTCCATCAACATAGAATATGCCTTATTAACTGGTGGAGCTGGtgtcatcatcaaaatttgaCTACGAGCCTGCTCATATGATTCATTTAGTCCCATGAGAAACTGCAGGAGTCTCAGTCTCTCCATGAATATGACAGATTCACTCGATCTTGCACAATTACATCCCATTGGGGCTAGACTTTCAAATTCTGCCCCAAGAACCCTAAGCCTCGAGAAATAGGTTGAAATTGAGCTAGTGCCTTGACTGATTATGGCAATTttttttatggatttgataaattaTGGAACAATCAACTTTATCAAATTTTCCTTCAAGTCGCTCCAGACCTCACTAACTTTTGAGGAGTAGACGATTCCACTAAGCAATTCTGGTGAAACATAGTTCATGATCCACGATAAGACGATAACATTGCAGCGTTCCCACAAATCTATAAGATTTGGACCATAATTCTCCCTTTTGCATGTGCCTTCAATAAACCCTAGCTTGTTTCGTCCTAGGATAGCGATTCTCATCGCTCGGCTCCACACAGAGTAATTTTCTGGCCCTCACAACTGTAGAGAAATCAACATCGCTCCAGAATGATCATTTCAGTTCAGGAACAGTGGATGATTGTGACTCAGCTTTTCCGTCTCTGTATCATCAACCGCCATTGCTGACCTTCACCACCAAACCTTGAGAAGATTAAAATGAAGACGAGTGAGACCACACTAATGGTCGTGTGGTTCTGATACCATGTCAAAATGTGAGCTTGAAGCTCAACTGATCTGAGCCCTAATCTGGGCAGAGGAGAAGAACGAGAGAACGAGAGAACGAGAGAACTTTCTAGAGAGAGAAATATTAAGCAAAGtgtattttttaaaaatgaattGACTTAAGCCTTTTTGTTACACTGTACATGTATATATGTATTTCTACTTTGACAGTTGTCCACACCTATAACTACCATCTAACATTACAAACCAACTAAACTTGTCTTACATAAATAATCCTTTCACTAATTATGCTTAACTAACTAATTCTCAAGTAATTCCTTTCTCAATAATTTATTTCAATATTCTTTGGGTGTTATactgaagtgttgttatagagggcatatatatatatatatatatatatatatatatataacataaaaATCAGTTCTGAATTTTTTTTAGATTTATAGTGAATAACTGTTATATAGAGATTCCATTATAGAGATGTTTGATTGTGCCAATAGTCGTTCCAATCCTACAATTTGAGACTAAAATGGTTTCATAATAAATATGATCTTATtatctatatatataattaaataattttgtatatatacatatttctAATCGAAAGAAATCatgaaatttttattttggttaCAAGAAGTGTTTCTTTGCTCGCTTGCATCTCCTCGACTCGAGAATTCAGTTGAACAAGCAAAACTCATTCTAAGTCGACCGTATCTATAAAAATTGCTTGTAGtttcaacttttattttattattttgattaaaaatatcattttattaAGGGTCATGAAAGTGGTGGGAAACAGCTAAGCATATATTCCGTGTTTGTATGTTTAAAATATTTGGGGGCATGAAAGCTTTTTCTTTGATCTTTTAATTTTGTCTAATCCTTCTTTTGCAACCTTTGATTTGCTTTTTCCAAATCTAGGATGAGAATTGGACAGGTTCCTTTTTTGctcttttaatatattttttctttggGTTTCAAACAAGAATATGCCATTAAGATTCTATGCTATAGAATCCACGTGCTTTTCTATCGGTGCATGAGCCCATTTTCTTCAAACTTTCTGCACTCCATTCAAATTGCCAAATATACCATACtgtaagaaaatatttaaatatatatatttattatattttaggTCCAAATATATTTTTACGATAATATTATTGGGTCAAATATACTACTCTTTTGTTAAGTTTGTACAAGGTGAATATCCAATCCTACATAGCACTTATATTTGATAAGGTAAATGTTACATTAGCACCCCTAATCTATATATAAAAGACTATAATTTTGAAATATAATATTATATCATGGTAGCAGTAATGGTGTCAATAATGGTGTAGTGGAATAAAATTTTAGtgatggaaaaaaaaaattagaagagAGGGGTAAAATGTGTTAGCTCCGAGGTGACAAAACATGTGTCATCCACCTCATCAAATGTCAGTGCCACGTATGATTGGATGTCCATTTTGGACAAATTTAACGGAGcatatttgaactaataatatTACGGCAAAAATATATTTAGACTTAAAATATAACGATAAGTATATTTAAACCTTGTACAAGAATATATTTGaccatttttaatttttttttacaatagTGGCATATGAACGTGGCGGAATGAATTTTTCTATTGTGTTGAATTTTCCTGGCAGAATCTCTAATTCATCGTACTAGAGTGGTTCGAGAAGACGATTAGGGCTAGACAAAGTGTTTCGTTTCAAATTAATTCTTAAAGACTCGGAGTCTAACCTTatccttttttttaattatcGGTATCGTtattttcttaaggggcgtgaaaAATCAAAACGTgtcaagtaaaagtaaaagtaaacggAGGGAGTATCTCTTTGAATAACTTTGCTCAACAATTTTGGACAAATAAGAAAAAATGGCTTAacctttttttattatttttattttaatgctGTTTTGAACTCTGAGCTACACTGATTTGCCACACTCCATTATTATGTACCAAAGTATTTGTTTATTGTTCATAGTGTACACtgtacaatgaaatgaaatttCCCTTTGATTAATGTGACGGCTAAGAGAAAAAAATGTGACTTTACATTGTGTTGATTAGAAGAAAACAATATAATATGAGCTTATGCGGCATACTGGTTCCTAATCGTTACATTAATTACTAATAGTTCAAACCGAAGTTATATTACTAGTATGTGTGTGTGAAATAACACTACAATTACCAAaacaatatatatttttgaacccATAATATTTATAGTTTAATGAGTTTAAATTTAAGAATCTAAAGATCGAATCTATCAAATTTACATTGTCTGAATCCACTTATGAACGTACGAAAAAGTGTCAAAACTACCCTCAGACTATTCGATTTGATACAAATATACCTTCCGTCCATCTATTGAGCCAAAAATACCTCTACCGTTATCTTTCTGGCTCACTTATGCCCTACGACTAACGGTCAATACCAAATACAAAAAAGTTTATTTAAGTTACACGTGGCAAATTTTTATTTGTCCAATTTTAAACCATGACCCCAATTAAATAAACTCACACTTAACTCTTTTTTTAACCCAACCCCAAAATTCGACCCATCTAAAAAAATGACCAAACTTTTGATTGTTAAAAAAATTAacttctccccccccccccccccacacacacacacaaattcCCATTTCCTTCATAACAACCACACTGCCACCAAAATCATGATTCTCATGTTTGCTGTATTCCTCAATTTGCAAACAATAACATCAAGAATATTATGCTAATCTAAAGGGTCTGAATAGaaaatctttaattttttttccgaTTTGATGtccttttttggttgtaaaattaGGATTTTGTTCGAGGAGGAGTACCTAGgccataatttttttattttttacaatAAATTACCATTTGGGTCTAACAACTTATTAAGAGTTTGCAAATTTTACAAAATTGTGAAGAAAAAGCTTGACTATTCCGGAATTTAAAACCCATAAATTCATAATGGGTTCCTTAATTATCTTAtgtgaaaagaaaaaatatatatttaccaTTGTAAGTGACATT
The DNA window shown above is from Nicotiana tomentosiformis chromosome 8, ASM39032v3, whole genome shotgun sequence and carries:
- the LOC104120260 gene encoding uncharacterized protein; translated protein: MGCNCARSSESVIFMERLRLLQFLMGLNESYEQARSQILMMTPAPPVNKAYSMLMEAENQRSVTNTFVSAEGTEATALMTTKTGYQAGNQQPTYQAGYQQTGYQ
- the LOC138898224 gene encoding uncharacterized mitochondrial protein AtMg00810-like, whose translation is MDVFNAFLQGDLHDEVYMSLPEGFASHGESRGMRKYALEIITELGLSASKPAWTPLEFNQKVTNKELGDLQGEVNDELMENKGKYQKLIGKLLYLTLTRLDIAFAVHTLSQFMQNPKR